A segment of the Corylus avellana chromosome ca2, CavTom2PMs-1.0 genome:
TTTCTATTCCAATTAGCAGCACCTGTTGTGCTGAAGTGGCAAGTTGTGATTGCACGCTTTTAAGTCCTTCTCTAACTGCAAAGTGAAACGAGCACTGCATATTAAAAAGAGTAACCCtagacattttatttttttatcacataattATCCCACAATTAAGCTAATCTTGCAGTTCCAAGTAACTTCTTGACGGGACAATGAAATAATTACTTTTGTATTAGCCTTCACAGATATGAACggcaccaaaaaaacaaaagactgcattttttttttcttcttcttctaacatcaccatcatcatcctTAATAATATAGGATAGGTATGAATATTGTACTGAATGTAAGGTGTTTACATCTGATGCCAAGAAATTCTTGGGAAGGACAAGTTGACTTTTTGTCTTTTAGGGGTCCTTGTTCCCAAATTCTCATATTCAAATTGGCCAAAGTTTAGGAGCTGTGTTGCCTGCACAGAAATTTCTTTGGAGGTTGCTAGTCTTACTTGGGCGTTTCTAGATGACTAAGATAGTCCTCAGTAGCTTCCAAATGAGTAGTTGGCTTCGGCTATAAGTCAAGTCTCTTGCTTTCGTGGTGATTTCCATGAAAGTTAGATTCTCTAATGATATGAAGTTCTTGTACTTTCTCTTCATTTCGGTTTAGTCAATTGACATTTCTATATAATtgagtttttctcttttgtttttcttcatatagACCATACTTGCCTCCACTTAATTCTTAATATCCCTCTGTCCTCACAGGTAACACTTTCGTGAATTCTGtacttcaatttgtttttttctctcagCTTTGTTTGCTCATGTATGGCTTGCTCCTCAGGTTGGCTTAAAACACACGAAATTGTTGTTCTGATGGAACTAGAAATTTGTTAGTGTGCCTTGTTATGCTCTTTCAGATTTCTATTTGTCTTGCAGAAAATCTTGTATAAGTGATATATGGGTGTTAATAtcttttttgttatgttttccAATACTATTTTATGGCTTTCTGTTCTGAGATGTGATAGGCAATGTTGTATACGATCTTGTAATTTGTTTGAGGAATTAATATGTAGCAATGTATGCTCCCTAAAAATGCTTGCTAATTcaaaaaattgatcaaatagAGATGGTCAATAACTCAATGTGCAGTTTGTGCCACAAGTAGAGGGCCTCTAGCAGCTTTGCTTGGCGGAAGAACAATATCAAACTTTTAAAGCAGTAGCAAGTTAAGACGTTACTATGGGAGGGAAGCCATCAAGAGACCACAGCCAATGCTACAATCAATACCGTGTTGGTTCTTATGCTTCTCCATCGAACCTCGGCTCTTCATCCTCTTCTTATTCTAGGAATTATGCTGATTATGACTCAAGAAAGTTGCAGTCAAGGTACCAAAGAATTGGTGATGACTACCACTCATTGGAACAGGTATTTATGCTGACACATTTCATGAAAAGAATATTTACATGCATCTCCTAAGCTTTCTTGTAGACAATATGATAACTGGAAAATTTCTGTAAGCACATACGTGTTTTGCAGTTCCATTGATAATTGTACTAAATGCAGCATAGATTATGAAATGGGATGAGACTTTTATATAATTGCTCAAGGATCAAACAGCTTGAGCTTCTAGGACATGAGCTAATGttaacaacaataacaataCGAAAAATAACTTCAATCATGAGGCTTTCTCTTCTCACTTTCATTAAAGTACACAAAAAATGGTCAGGGAGTTGTATCTAGCTGATATTGTTCTTAGTGTATGTATTACAGCTCATAATCTGCTATCATAATTCTTATTCTTACTAGTAATTGCTTTGATTGAGCTTACTCTTGCTGTTGCTTAAAGTCTGTCAGCAAGCTTGGATCCTAATATGTGAGTGTACATTATAGGTGACACAAGCTCTTTACCAAGCTGGTCTCGAATCTTCCGATCTTATTGTCGGTATTGATTTCACAAAAAGCAATGAGTGGACAGGTGCACGATCCTTCCACCATAGGAGCCTGCACCATCTTGGAGATTCCCCAAATCCATATGAACAGGCAATATCAATCATTGGAAGGACACTTTCTGCTTTTGATGAGGACAATCTTATTCCTTGTTATGGCTTTGGTGATGGTCAGTGGGAACATACATCACATATATGTGCTAAATCTCTTCTGTCAATGTGTCAGTTTAACAGAGCTCGAAGCATAATAGTGTAATCTTTTGTCATGCTTTTGCAGCAACTACACATGATCAAGACGTTTTTAGCTTTTATGATGATAGGCAATGTAATGGCTTTGAGGAAGTACTTTCTCGTTACAGAGAAATAGTTCCACATGTACATTTATCTGGTTGGATAAATTATTCTCCGAACATTGGTTTTTGTTCACTTTTCCTTGCAGCAATTTCTGTTGTTAAAATTGTTGTATTCTGATATGACAGGTCCAACATCTTTTGCTCCAATCATTGAAACTGCTATTGAAATTGTTGACAAAAGAGTTGGTCAGTATCATGTTCTTATGATCATTGCCGACGGACAGGTTAGTCGCATGACTtgtatttcttctttttatctgaATGCTGCACTATAAGTTTCTCTCCTCTGCCTGATTGGAAGTATCTTGGCAGATCCAGTAGAGATTTCTTTTAATCGAACTCGTAGCCGGAATTCacagtctcttttttttttttcttccctatgCCCCCTTTTGCGTTATGGTCCTCTTAACCTGATGTTCTTGATTATAACATGATATGCAAGGTTATGGCCAGAAGTCCTCAAGAGCTAAGTACCATCAATGCTATTGTAAAAGCAAGGTTGGAATATTACTTGAGCACCTTTCATATGGAGTGATTTGTCTCCTACAAAATCTGAAGGGCTTCTTATCCTTTTTGTAGTGAATATCCTTTGTCAATAGTTTTGGTTGGGGTAGGTGATGGACCATGGGACATGATGCACCAGTTCGATGACAACATTCCATATAGAGCTTTTGATAATTTCCAGGTTAAGGAACCAAATTGGGTAACTCATGCAACCGATTTTTGTCCATGTCTAACTAGTTTTTCACTCAGgtagttggtttttttttttttatgcagttTGTAAATTTCACTGAAATCATGTCGAAGCAAGTCCCTGCATCCCAGAAGGAGGCAGAGTTTGCTCTGGGTGCACTAATGGAGATACCATCACAGTATAAAGCTACAATGGAGCTCCAACTGCTGGGGTATTGTCACTAGCATACACTTTCACATATGAAATATTAGTTAGGGAATGATAGTATTGAGAATGTTTACCTTCTTACTATCTCTTTCAGCTGTCAAAGAGGCACTCCTGGGAAGCTTCCCCTCCCTCCTCCAGTTGGGATTCTTGGGAACCCTTCATCGAGTTCTTATCCAAAGCATATACGACCAAGCAGCAATGAACACAGTAACAGATATGCATGGTCAAGCAGCAATGAACAAGGAAGTGGATTTCATTATGCTTCTTCTCCATATACAGAACATTCTTCACAGAATAGGGTTggtttctttgttttgtattcACACACACTTGTTTGTTGGTGAAATAGTGAACATAACTACCAAGATAAATTTTATGTTTCACATGTCAGCTGGAGGTGATATGTTGAATCACGACCATAAGATTTCAATTAACCTCTCTAGATGTGAGTTCATATTTCTTCATAGTCCTTTTTTTGCTATGCAGAGTTGTCCTGTGTGTTTGTGGAATCAAAAAGATCTTGCATTGGGATGTGGACATCAGGTAATCTAAAATCAAAACTGGGATTGACATCGACATGTTTTCTGATCAGCTCTAACTTATTTCTATATTTCGCAGACATGCTGTGATTGTGGAAGAGATTTAACCTTCTGCCCAATTTGTCGTGCCCACATAACCACAAGGATAAAGTTGTATGACTGATGCTGTTGTTAAGCAGCCATATATGGGACTGTATGGAATTAAGCCTGTTGGTAGGCTTCTAAACTATCATCTACTTATATCAGGGTTACTactttttagctaaatttaaaGAACCAAATGATCATAGGATTTTGATTTCCTAGAGTTAAATCTAGGAAATCAGAATCCTATGATCATTTGGTTTAACATATGTCTATAAGAAGCTTTTAATCTTTCCAACTCGATTACAAATAATATATGAAGTCAGTTGAAACAACGCCACTTGAGTGTTAGCACTAAGCTCGTAACAGTTCCTTGAACTTTTCATATCGTGAACTGCTGTACACCTTCATGGTTAATGGAGGCGAGGTGGATTAACCAGATGCATGTGGAGGAACGATGCATCTCTGCCACTTTTACAGCAGCATATTGCACCATCCACGAAGGTGAATTATGGACACAAAGTTTGAACtcaaaatttctgttttaataCAATACTGAATtaataagaaatgatgaatttaattattttattaatattctaatagGCATTACCTTGGAGATACTTGGAACAGGAAAAGAATGCAATTAAGATTACCGGATGGTGTTTCGTATTGAGAGATCGATTTTCAAATGATATTGACCATATAAAATAGTTCCAAACCAATTGACTGCCTATTTTACATTGGACTCTCAAATACTCGGTTATCAAGCTTTTACTTGTACCTAAATGGTAGATAAATTAACGCAAAAGATACTAGATTCTGGTTGCTTGAACTGCCAATAAGGAtccaaagaaagaaacaataaataTTGTAGTCTAGTGATGTATTCAACTCATATAGCCCAACTGGTGCAAGCAAGACAGACATGTTTGGCTTATGCAGAAAAATGACATGACCAACCAGGCAACCATGCAGTTGAATTTTTACTCGAGTATCATCATATCTTCTTCTGAATCACTTTCcatatttatcttaaaaatgaTGCTGCAAGGACACCAAGAAGGATGAGGATGAGGTTAAGGGTTTTGATTCTAAcaaattgaaataaaagataTAGCCAAAGCCACCTAAGTCCACAATGGCAGACGCAGTTGCATTTAACTGTACACAGAAGCCAACGCTTCTTGAAGGGACAAAGGACAATATGCCCACTTGCTATGTTTTGGATAAGCATCACATGCCAAGACAGGGAAACACTAGTATAAATAAGATGTAGGATTGGGAAGGGATGTCATGCACTATTTGGTCATTCACTCTGAGCGTGCAGAAGATGGTGAGAAAGGAAAAATTGGTTATTGCTCTTGCATGGCTCCTGGTTATAATGGCATCCATGATCATGTTAGCGCAGGCGATGCAAGGTGCTCGTCTGCATGCATTTGAGCATATAGTTCATCCCCAAGgtaaagtcattaattgtcttTCCTCGTGATTTTCAGTCAGTTTTAACACTCCTACTATAACCGTCATGATTTTTGAAGGTTGTCGCTGCTGCTGGTTCATTTGGAAGCCACTAATCCACTGTGGAAAAGCATGTTGTGAAGATGGATGTTGCCCTTGATGCATCATAGAAGAGTTATGGTGTTGATGCtcatcaaataaaattaataaacttACGTTGGAACAGCAATGTTCAGCATAAAGTTGTAACGTTTCTTTTTTGAATAAGGAGGTTCTCTGTGAACAGTTAAAGATTCGGTTTCTGTATCCAACAATAAacttttacttttaaattaGGGATGTCTTGTAATAAAAAGATTAGTCACATTTACGCTACCACCCTAAAAAAGCTAATCAAGCTACAATTTGAGcctctaaaatcacttataaaactcaATCGACTTAGTAACATTGCAACTTTGATATACAAATATATCTATTTCGAATAAAAAGGAGAGGTAGTGTGGATATAAATAATTCAATACATAATAAGCTTTAACTTTTTCGCTCACGTTATACAACTAGTCTATCAGATACCTGGAATGCTTTTGAACCTTTCTAATGAACTATATCGTATTCTATCACCTATGTTTAGCTTTCATAACTTCAGAAGAGGGAACTGCGAAAACCCCACTAAAGAAACCTCTTTTCAAATTACGAAGACCCAAAACCCCCACAGAATCAAAACCCAAGGAATGGCCCACCTACAAACTGGTCGAAAACTTGATGACTTAACATCAGTGACGCCCACAAGAAACCTACAATCACCAACAGAAGGGTCTAGGAAAGTGACCATACCAAGCCCATCAAAATCACAGCTCTGCGCATTTTGCATTTGCAGCTGATAGTAACTGTTGAATGCATATGAGATATTTCCCTTTGCTCCAATGCCATTACATGATCCCCCATAGTTAAGTGTGGTGCAATCTGCAACACCACAGGCAAGTTTCATGTGGTTCGTCACATCAGACAAATCTGTTGATGGATTTGCCACACACCATCTAGATGGGAGATACTGAACATTCTTTGCATTCTTTAACAATCTGTTGCCCAAACCAAGGTTTAGTGGATATTTGGCTTGGCcatcaaaggaaaaaataccCCAATGTCTCTCAAAGGCTCCTGGAAGTATGCTCTTCGCCCCTTCATCAAGTAGGCTGAAAAGATAAATATCCATGGGAGGGACACCTGGCCTCAATGGAGTTCCTTTGTTACTTAGAACATGATTTATGAGCCCTTGATTGAAAACCCTTGCAGCAGTGAGATTTGCACCAATGGCTCCATCTGTAGGCCAACCTACCTCCCCAATGACTATGGGCATCTGACCATATCCAATTTTGTTGAGTGCTGCAACTAAAGTGTCAAAATTTCCATCAAATGCATTGTAGTAAACATTGGGTCCATCAGTAACAGCATGAGTAGTCCCCTCAAAGAATGCATAGTCTTGTGGGAAATCCGAGTTCCCGTAGAGGCTTAGGAATGGATAGATATTTACTACAAATGGGGAACCAATTGTGTTGAGGAACGAAACAAGTTGTGTCATAATTTGGGCCAGTTCAGGTCGGAATGCCCCTTGAGAAGGAAGATCGGACTCATAGGCATCGGCATTGCAAGGGACTACCAACTTTACATATCCTGCAAGATTTGCTTTGGCCAAGGATTGTTGTATGTTGAGCAGAGCAGGCATGACATAGGACTCATATTGACCTGAGTAACTAGAAAGGAAGGGCTCATTTCCTACTGCAACATACCTGTCATGACAAGGTAAGAACTGAATAACTTGTTGGAAATTTGAACTCcagataaatataaaaattatagtttttttctcAGATATATTAGcaattttgtatatatagatacatatataatattacaaGCACATCTAAACtccaaaaatgttttaaaaaatagagatggTAGAAATTTGTCTTCTGGAATAATATCTGCTGTCACTTAGCTTTCATAAGGGAGTGGAGTTGAGAACTCCTCTTGAAGCACTCAGACCTATCAGGTTTCTTGATGGTGAGATTTCGGAATAGGCTCCATAATTAAATCAGGGAAACATGGATATACCTAACTCGCAGATTATTTATATCACTAACCTCTGAGGATACTCAGTTACAGCATAATTTAAATCCCCAGCTCACAAATATGGATACGTTATGCAGTAAAATATATGAAAGGCAGAGGCTATATATTTTGTGCTAACAATTTCAACACCAAAATTCAGACAAGACACTGCCTTGTGTAATGGACAGTTCTAAATCGAAGATTACAAGCAAATCACCATATGAGCCATTTCAAATTTCATCAGCAGAGCTAAAAGGACTAAGAATACTGTAACTCAATCCCACAAGATGAAGGGTACTACAAAATATGGGAAAGGTTAATGCTTTTTACTTGGCTGCTTAGAAGAAATAGGTAGGAAATAAACTGAAGCTAATACTAGTATTGTGCTTTCTTAAGGTGAGTCGATTATCCCACTTCTGGtaaccaaaacaacaaaagaaataagatccaaaaaatcaatctttctgGACTTTCACTttcctgccttttttttttgaacaatcacacacgaccgaaaagaagaaaaagaagcataaGACGAGTGCGGCGATACCTGATATCAATACCACCTTTACCCGTATATCTGGACACGTTCTGGCGAACCCACAAATCAGAGGCGACAGTGGATGAGCTGAGGGAAGCCA
Coding sequences within it:
- the LOC132171247 gene encoding E3 ubiquitin-protein ligase RGLG2-like gives rise to the protein MGGKPSRDHSQCYNQYRVGSYASPSNLGSSSSSYSRNYADYDSRKLQSRYQRIGDDYHSLEQVTQALYQAGLESSDLIVGIDFTKSNEWTGARSFHHRSLHHLGDSPNPYEQAISIIGRTLSAFDEDNLIPCYGFGDATTHDQDVFSFYDDRQCNGFEEVLSRYREIVPHVHLSGPTSFAPIIETAIEIVDKRVGQYHVLMIIADGQVMARSPQELSTINAIVKASEYPLSIVLVGVGDGPWDMMHQFDDNIPYRAFDNFQFVNFTEIMSKQVPASQKEAEFALGALMEIPSQYKATMELQLLGCQRGTPGKLPLPPPVGILGNPSSSSYPKHIRPSSNEHSNRYAWSSSNEQGSGFHYASSPYTEHSSQNRSCPVCLWNQKDLALGCGHQTCCDCGRDLTFCPICRAHITTRIKLYD
- the LOC132171394 gene encoding glucan endo-1,3-beta-glucosidase 5, with the translated sequence MGRTKMFEPRARFTAADLLSLILIVSSYLKAESAIGVNWGTISFHRLKPSTVVDLLNDNRVQKVKLFEAEPDVMRALMGSGIQVMVGIPNEMLASLSSSTVASDLWVRQNVSRYTGKGGIDIRYVAVGNEPFLSSYSGQYESYVMPALLNIQQSLAKANLAGYVKLVVPCNADAYESDLPSQGAFRPELAQIMTQLVSFLNTIGSPFVVNIYPFLSLYGNSDFPQDYAFFEGTTHAVTDGPNVYYNAFDGNFDTLVAALNKIGYGQMPIVIGEVGWPTDGAIGANLTAARVFNQGLINHVLSNKGTPLRPGVPPMDIYLFSLLDEGAKSILPGAFERHWGIFSFDGQAKYPLNLGLGNRLLKNAKNVQYLPSRWCVANPSTDLSDVTNHMKLACGVADCTTLNYGGSCNGIGAKGNISYAFNSYYQLQMQNAQSCDFDGLGMVTFLDPSVGDCRFLVGVTDVKSSSFRPVCRWAIPWVLILWGFWVFVI